One Actinomadura viridis genomic region harbors:
- a CDS encoding NADH-quinone oxidoreductase subunit L, with amino-acid sequence MIALASAVILLPFAAAFAGMLLGPRLTRLLRAGPGGPVPEPATVPGGGPTVPEPEWRAAAETAEHHPLRNGPALIACVPVAVATLLAAIVAFAVWRDPGARTGTLTMIPTGTVEIAVGLQVDGLAAVVGLMVCCVALAVQLYSIAYMSKDPRYSSYAAFISLFTAAMLLVVYAGDLLLLYVGWEVMGVCSYFLIGHHWEERADSRAAVKAFLVTRLGDVGFLLGIIVLGIGAGTFSVEGVLGRVAAMPDATVTAAALLLLAGVAGKSAQFPLHTWLPDAMAGPTPISALIHAATMVAAGVYVVARLYPVFLAAPAALAVLGLLAVVSMVGAALAALAQDDLKRVLAYSTISQLAVMAAGLAVGARSGAVLHLLAHGAFKALLFLAAGCVILAAGSNLLRDYGGLRQTMPITFWSMTVGLAALAGVPPASGWFSKDAIIGAAQHTALHGGELDPVAVALGAGRPAVHIPGAVAWIVYLGLVLTVALTAAYATRTWLMTFFGEPRGAYEAREAPALMSWTAAALAVPAALLGFFGLGAPELRPHVGAALLSLLLAAAGGAAAFLVWNKDPALDPARALGPARTLFARAFYVDELYAFAVVRPLRALAGRVAAFDTRGIDALVVGIARGTGRLSGPLRIPQNGNPQAYLTGLLAGVVVITAGVVIFL; translated from the coding sequence ATGATCGCGCTCGCCTCCGCCGTCATCCTGCTGCCGTTCGCCGCGGCCTTCGCCGGGATGCTGCTCGGCCCCCGCCTCACGCGCCTGCTGCGGGCCGGGCCCGGCGGTCCCGTGCCCGAGCCCGCGACCGTTCCCGGCGGCGGCCCGACCGTCCCGGAGCCCGAGTGGCGGGCCGCGGCCGAGACCGCCGAGCACCACCCGCTGCGCAACGGTCCCGCGCTGATCGCCTGCGTGCCGGTGGCGGTCGCGACGCTGCTCGCGGCGATCGTCGCGTTCGCCGTCTGGCGCGACCCCGGCGCCCGGACCGGCACGCTGACGATGATCCCCACCGGCACCGTGGAGATCGCGGTGGGCCTCCAGGTGGACGGGCTCGCCGCCGTGGTCGGCCTCATGGTCTGCTGCGTGGCCCTGGCCGTCCAGCTCTACTCGATCGCGTACATGTCCAAGGACCCGCGCTACTCCTCGTACGCGGCGTTCATCTCCCTCTTCACCGCCGCGATGCTGCTGGTGGTGTACGCCGGCGACCTGCTCCTCCTGTACGTCGGCTGGGAGGTCATGGGCGTCTGCTCGTACTTCCTGATTGGCCACCACTGGGAGGAGCGGGCCGACTCGCGGGCCGCGGTCAAGGCGTTCCTGGTGACCCGGCTCGGCGACGTCGGCTTCCTGCTGGGGATCATCGTGCTGGGCATCGGCGCCGGGACGTTCTCCGTCGAGGGCGTGCTCGGCCGGGTCGCGGCGATGCCGGACGCGACGGTGACGGCGGCGGCGCTGCTGCTGCTCGCCGGGGTGGCGGGCAAGAGCGCCCAGTTCCCGCTGCACACCTGGCTTCCGGACGCGATGGCCGGCCCCACCCCGATCAGCGCGCTGATCCACGCGGCGACGATGGTGGCCGCCGGGGTCTACGTGGTCGCCCGCCTGTACCCGGTGTTCCTGGCGGCTCCGGCGGCGCTGGCGGTGCTGGGCCTGCTGGCGGTGGTCTCGATGGTGGGCGCGGCGCTGGCGGCGCTGGCGCAGGACGACCTCAAACGGGTGCTGGCCTACTCCACGATCAGCCAGCTCGCGGTCATGGCGGCCGGGCTGGCGGTGGGCGCGCGGAGCGGTGCGGTCCTCCACCTCCTCGCGCACGGGGCGTTCAAGGCGCTGCTGTTCCTGGCGGCCGGGTGCGTGATCCTGGCCGCCGGGTCCAACCTGCTGCGCGACTACGGCGGGCTCCGGCAGACGATGCCGATCACGTTCTGGTCGATGACGGTCGGGCTGGCCGCGCTGGCGGGGGTGCCGCCCGCCAGCGGCTGGTTCAGCAAGGACGCGATCATCGGGGCGGCGCAGCACACCGCGCTGCACGGCGGCGAACTCGACCCGGTGGCGGTCGCGCTCGGCGCCGGGCGCCCGGCCGTCCACATCCCCGGGGCGGTGGCGTGGATCGTCTACCTGGGGCTGGTGCTGACGGTGGCGCTGACGGCCGCGTACGCGACGCGCACCTGGCTGATGACCTTCTTCGGTGAGCCCCGCGGCGCGTACGAGGCGCGGGAGGCCCCCGCCCTGATGTCCTGGACGGCCGCGGCGCTGGCCGTCCCCGCCGCGCTCCTCGGGTTCTTCGGACTCGGCGCCCCCGAACTGCGGCCGCACGTCGGGGCGGCCCTGCTGTCGCTGCTCCTGGCGGCGGCCGGCGGCGCCGCCGCGTTCCTCGTCTGGAACAAGGACCCGGCCCTCGATCCGGCGCGCGCCCTCGGCCCGGCCCGGACCCTGTTCGCGCGGGCCTTCTACGTGGACGAGCTGTACGCGTTCGCCGTCGTCCGGCCGCTGCGGGCGCTCGCGGGCCGGGTCGCGGCGTTCGACACGCGGGGGATCGACGCGCTGGTCGTCGGCATAGCGCGCGGGACGGGGCGGCTGAGCGGGCCGCTGCGGATCCCGCAGAACGGCAACCCGCAGGCGTACCTCACCGGGCTGCTCGCCGGAGTCGTCGTCATCACGGCCGGAGTGGTGATCTTCCTGTGA
- a CDS encoding complex I subunit 4 family protein → MAAVPLAGALLLLLPPGRFLPGDTAVRRYGVGVSGATLLVALAAVAAFDFGATSRMQLEVDRAWAPAIGLRFHLGVDGISLPLVVLTALLTFLCFVHLTRHPPAGGPARLLTALLLLLEVGLIGTFVALDMVLFFVFFEVVLIPMYAVIAYWGGPGRRAAAGKFILYTLLGSGLLLAGMLLVAVNAGTLDLTELAARQGAGIARGTQIAAFLLMGLGLAIKAPIWPLHTWLPDAHTEAPTVGSVLLAGVLLKMGTYGLVRVALPAAPGGAEFWAPWLGLLAVAGIVYGALACLAQRDLKRMIAYSSVGHMGFVLLGIATLTPVGINAALFGNIAHGLITGLLFFLAGGIKDRYGTGDLDALGRGMLGTAPRLAAFLTFAAVASLGLPGLAGFWGELLALLGAYRPHPELPRETFVTFMVVAALGAVLTAAYFLRLLVKITHGRPSPGGPSSGGPSSGAAVPAAARIAPISPYEYAAWTPLIVLTVLVGLWPKTLLDVTTAPVRALLGGG, encoded by the coding sequence ATGGCGGCGGTCCCCCTGGCGGGGGCCCTGCTCCTGCTGCTGCCCCCCGGCCGCTTCCTGCCCGGCGACACCGCCGTCCGGCGGTACGGCGTCGGCGTCTCGGGGGCCACGCTGCTGGTCGCGCTGGCGGCGGTCGCGGCGTTCGACTTCGGCGCCACCTCGCGCATGCAGCTGGAGGTGGACCGCGCCTGGGCGCCCGCCATCGGGCTGCGCTTCCACCTCGGCGTCGACGGGATCTCGCTGCCGCTGGTGGTGCTGACGGCGCTGCTGACCTTCCTCTGCTTCGTCCACCTCACCAGGCACCCGCCGGCCGGCGGCCCCGCCCGCCTCCTCACCGCCCTCCTGCTGCTCCTGGAGGTCGGCCTGATCGGCACCTTCGTCGCCCTCGACATGGTGCTGTTCTTCGTCTTCTTCGAGGTCGTGCTGATCCCGATGTACGCGGTGATCGCGTACTGGGGCGGGCCGGGCCGCCGCGCCGCCGCCGGCAAGTTCATCCTCTACACGCTGCTCGGCTCCGGGCTGCTGCTGGCCGGGATGCTCCTGGTGGCGGTGAACGCGGGCACCCTCGACCTGACCGAGCTGGCCGCGCGGCAGGGCGCCGGGATCGCCCGGGGCACGCAGATCGCCGCGTTCCTCCTGATGGGCCTGGGCCTGGCGATCAAGGCGCCGATCTGGCCGCTGCACACCTGGCTGCCCGACGCGCACACCGAGGCGCCGACCGTGGGGTCGGTGCTGCTGGCCGGGGTCCTGCTGAAGATGGGCACCTACGGCCTGGTCCGGGTGGCGCTGCCCGCGGCCCCGGGCGGCGCGGAGTTCTGGGCGCCCTGGCTGGGGCTGCTCGCGGTCGCCGGAATCGTGTACGGGGCGCTGGCCTGCCTGGCCCAGCGCGACCTCAAACGGATGATCGCGTACTCCTCGGTCGGCCACATGGGCTTCGTGCTGCTGGGCATCGCCACCCTCACCCCGGTCGGGATCAACGCGGCGCTGTTCGGCAACATCGCGCACGGGCTGATCACCGGGCTGCTGTTCTTCCTGGCCGGGGGCATCAAGGACCGGTACGGGACCGGTGACCTGGACGCGCTGGGCAGAGGCATGCTCGGCACCGCGCCCCGCCTGGCCGCGTTCCTGACGTTCGCCGCGGTGGCGAGCCTGGGCTTGCCGGGGCTGGCCGGGTTCTGGGGCGAGCTGCTGGCGCTGCTCGGCGCGTACCGGCCGCACCCGGAACTGCCCCGGGAGACCTTCGTGACCTTCATGGTCGTCGCGGCGCTCGGCGCCGTGCTGACCGCCGCGTACTTCCTGCGACTGCTCGTCAAGATCACCCACGGCCGCCCGTCGCCCGGCGGCCCGTCCTCCGGTGGCCCGTCCTCCGGCGCGGCCGTCCCGGCGGCCGCCCGGATCGCGCCGATCTCGCCGTACGAGTACGCGGCCTGGACCCCGCTGATCGTGCTGACCGTGCTGGTCGGCCTGTGGCCCAAGACCCTGCTGGACGTGACCACCGCGCCGGTCCGCGCGCTGCTGGGAGGCGGCTGA